The Streptomyces phaeolivaceus genome has a window encoding:
- a CDS encoding endonuclease domain-containing protein, protein MLLCKTHYEQARTGRPLKPIKAKAKAGQYTGCRFDDPQCDRPHSSDGYCSTHYQQKNDGKPLTRIRGWRSQAEWGPLCRYEACRSDPYSRGLCIVHYGRGISQFARDAILSLQNGRCLCGVVDPGPEGWELDHAHDCSAGHRPTNYCVACVRGLLCAPCNRRAIAWYEGSWMRQEGNEPIPVLEEWVTRRIRFHGEPDSADVKVSYMPPAPVRERTPELALYTAENG, encoded by the coding sequence GTGCTGTTATGCAAGACGCACTATGAGCAGGCACGTACAGGCCGCCCGCTGAAGCCGATCAAGGCGAAGGCGAAGGCGGGCCAATATACGGGGTGCCGGTTCGACGATCCGCAGTGCGACCGCCCGCATTCCTCTGATGGGTACTGCTCCACCCACTACCAGCAGAAGAACGATGGTAAGCCGCTCACCCGGATTCGTGGCTGGAGGTCTCAGGCAGAGTGGGGGCCACTATGCCGGTATGAGGCTTGCAGGAGCGACCCCTATTCGCGGGGGTTGTGCATCGTGCACTATGGGCGAGGGATATCGCAGTTCGCCCGAGATGCGATCCTCTCGCTGCAGAACGGGCGCTGCCTGTGCGGGGTGGTCGATCCGGGGCCGGAAGGCTGGGAACTCGACCATGCCCATGACTGCTCGGCAGGCCACCGGCCAACGAACTACTGCGTGGCCTGTGTACGCGGCCTGCTGTGTGCGCCGTGCAACCGGCGGGCGATCGCCTGGTACGAGGGCTCATGGATGAGGCAGGAAGGCAACGAGCCGATCCCGGTTCTTGAGGAGTGGGTCACGCGACGAATCCGCTTCCACGGCGAGCCGGACTCGGCGGATGTGAAGGTGAGCTACATGCCGCCAGCACCAGTCCGGGAGCGAACCCCAGAGCTGGCTCTGTACACGGCCGAGAACGGATAG
- a CDS encoding P-loop NTPase family protein: MLFKLTGSSCSGKTTLANAAAGSLRQIVVHDSDELGVPEGADLHWRHRMTEMWVQRALEYQDRGIDLLLSGQSPLGEVLAVPSAPLLDGIAVCLVDVADEVRCTRLAERDPGRWDSPAVDAFLGWAAWHRQHALDLRHRPDVIIDNSWPEMAWNRWTNWHADDPRWRTQLLDTTDQPVTESVDLVAQWITEQRDAHQAGQLPLSHGWAS; this comes from the coding sequence ATGTTGTTCAAGCTCACCGGGTCCAGTTGCTCGGGCAAGACGACGCTCGCCAACGCCGCGGCCGGCAGCCTCCGGCAGATCGTCGTGCACGACTCCGATGAGCTCGGGGTGCCGGAGGGCGCAGATCTGCACTGGCGACATCGGATGACCGAGATGTGGGTGCAACGCGCGCTGGAGTACCAGGATCGCGGCATTGACCTTCTGCTCAGCGGGCAGTCGCCCTTGGGTGAAGTCCTCGCTGTGCCCTCCGCGCCGCTACTGGACGGCATCGCCGTGTGCCTGGTTGATGTCGCCGACGAGGTCCGGTGCACTCGACTCGCCGAGCGCGACCCCGGCAGATGGGATTCTCCGGCGGTCGACGCCTTCCTCGGCTGGGCCGCATGGCACCGACAGCACGCCCTCGACCTCCGCCACCGGCCCGACGTCATCATCGACAACAGCTGGCCCGAGATGGCCTGGAACCGCTGGACCAACTGGCACGCCGATGACCCCCGATGGCGCACTCAGTTGCTCGACACCACCGACCAGCCAGTGACGGAATCCGTAGACCTGGTCGCGCAGTGGATCACCGAGCAGCGCGACGCGCACCAGGCCGGCCAGCTTCCCCTGAGCCACGGTTGGGCTTCGTGA
- a CDS encoding DUF4365 domain-containing protein produces the protein MSTVRSSRRIERAGVNALRALLEEHDHIVQEIDGGNDHGEDMIVNFTRGGKRTGYWIAIQVKSGKKYKRANGYAIPVEDHFEDWRQSRIPIVGVVYDMKKKELFWVNLTEQLRSVDESPGWVQVANVSRLNVETVHEFCAEVSAYAGDARMRIRAGSQEEALAEAVRARNGLDPETAPNPLFESIADFTLKHEERLHVILRDVRRSIPVQILVLIMLWEWPRQIRFVEGSMDINPVPWVMSLYSFMLLMALTIFFEFRAGRVPRETGSWLSLIASNFLWLPIMDPDGDRGWWGTTWIVAGIIIPSLGVKFLIVSFIGFARDRKKKQLQSGI, from the coding sequence GTGTCAACTGTTCGTTCTAGCCGCCGGATTGAGAGGGCGGGCGTCAACGCCCTGCGTGCACTCCTTGAGGAACACGATCACATCGTTCAGGAGATCGACGGAGGGAACGATCACGGCGAGGACATGATCGTTAACTTCACTCGTGGCGGTAAGCGAACGGGCTACTGGATTGCCATTCAGGTAAAAAGCGGTAAGAAGTATAAGCGGGCCAACGGGTATGCAATTCCGGTAGAGGACCACTTCGAGGATTGGCGGCAGAGTCGCATCCCCATTGTTGGCGTCGTCTACGACATGAAAAAGAAGGAACTGTTCTGGGTGAACCTCACCGAACAGTTACGATCCGTGGACGAGAGCCCTGGCTGGGTGCAGGTAGCAAACGTCTCACGACTCAACGTGGAAACGGTTCACGAGTTTTGCGCCGAAGTTTCGGCCTACGCCGGCGATGCCAGGATGCGTATTCGTGCGGGGAGTCAAGAAGAGGCACTGGCTGAAGCCGTACGCGCCAGAAACGGACTCGACCCTGAGACAGCACCCAACCCCTTGTTCGAGAGCATAGCGGACTTCACGCTTAAGCATGAGGAGCGCCTCCATGTCATCTTAAGAGACGTGCGACGGTCCATCCCTGTGCAAATTTTGGTCTTAATCATGCTGTGGGAGTGGCCCCGTCAAATCCGCTTCGTTGAGGGGTCTATGGACATCAATCCGGTCCCATGGGTGATGAGCCTCTACTCCTTCATGCTTCTCATGGCCCTGACCATATTTTTCGAGTTCAGGGCCGGGCGAGTCCCCAGAGAAACAGGGTCGTGGCTGTCTCTAATTGCGAGCAACTTCCTCTGGCTACCGATAATGGATCCCGACGGGGATCGCGGTTGGTGGGGAACAACTTGGATCGTGGCCGGAATTATCATTCCTTCGCTTGGTGTTAAATTCCTGATCGTCAGCTTCATCGGATTTGCCCGCGACCGAAAGAAGAAGCAACTCCAATCAGGCATCTGA
- a CDS encoding IS5 family transposase: protein MLVYSSGVDVSSSALRFLAARLRERRRTLGTRWRRLSAGRQALLTLAHLRNGQPYAQLAAGFGVGTTTVYRYVNEAVELLAALAPTLAEAVRAASMKAFVILDGTLLPIDRIAADRPFYSGKHKKHGMNVQVIADPKGRLLWASPALAGAVHDVRAAREHGIIDALAEAGINCWADKGYQGAGGTVRLPYRGQWDSLSAGQQAVNRSHAKVRALVEQAIATLKSWRLLRKLRCSTTRITSLVQAVLTLHLASSD, encoded by the coding sequence ATGCTTGTCTACTCGTCCGGCGTCGACGTGTCCAGCTCTGCCCTCCGCTTCCTCGCCGCCCGCCTGAGGGAACGTCGGCGCACTCTTGGCACCCGATGGCGGCGCCTGAGTGCGGGCCGGCAGGCCCTGCTCACGCTCGCCCACCTGCGCAACGGCCAGCCCTATGCCCAGCTCGCGGCCGGTTTCGGGGTCGGCACCACAACCGTCTACCGGTACGTCAACGAGGCCGTCGAGCTCCTGGCCGCCCTCGCCCCCACGCTCGCCGAAGCAGTACGGGCCGCGTCGATGAAGGCGTTTGTGATCCTGGACGGGACGCTTCTGCCGATCGACCGGATCGCCGCCGACCGTCCCTTCTACTCGGGCAAACACAAGAAGCACGGCATGAATGTGCAGGTCATAGCGGACCCGAAGGGTCGTCTCCTGTGGGCTTCACCGGCCCTGGCCGGTGCCGTCCATGACGTTCGGGCCGCCCGCGAGCACGGCATCATCGACGCCCTCGCCGAGGCCGGCATCAACTGCTGGGCGGACAAGGGGTACCAGGGTGCAGGCGGCACGGTCCGTCTCCCTTACCGCGGCCAGTGGGACAGCCTTTCCGCTGGTCAGCAGGCCGTCAATCGGTCCCATGCGAAGGTCCGGGCACTGGTCGAGCAAGCCATCGCTACCCTCAAGTCCTGGCGGCTCCTCCGTAAGCTCCGCTGCTCGACGACCCGGATCACGAGCCTCGTCCAGGCCGTCCTCACCCTCCATCTGGCCAGCTCAGACTGA